A stretch of the Candidatus Schekmanbacteria bacterium genome encodes the following:
- a CDS encoding peroxiredoxin yields MAVKVGELAPDFTMEGVYNEKFKKYTLKKYRGKWVVLFFYPLDFTFVCPTEITEFSRNYEKFKKLNAEVFGVSTDSKFSHLAWIERDLKGLKYPLLSDTNHKVSRDYGVLIEEEGIALRGLFIIDPDGKLRYQVVHDLSVGRNVNETLRVLEALQTGELCPVNWEKGKKTLGKA; encoded by the coding sequence ATGGCTGTTAAAGTTGGAGAATTAGCCCCGGATTTTACTATGGAAGGAGTTTATAATGAAAAATTCAAAAAATATACTCTTAAAAAATATAGGGGCAAGTGGGTAGTATTATTCTTTTATCCTCTTGACTTTACATTTGTATGTCCAACAGAGATTACTGAATTTAGCAGGAATTATGAAAAATTCAAAAAACTTAATGCAGAAGTATTTGGCGTTAGCACTGACAGCAAGTTTTCACACCTTGCATGGATTGAAAGAGACTTGAAAGGATTGAAATATCCATTATTGAGTGACACCAACCATAAAGTTAGCAGAGATTACGGCGTCTTGATAGAGGAAGAAGGAATAGCGCTTAGAGGGTTGTTCATCATAGACCCTGATGGAAAATTGAGATATCAGGTCGTTCATGATTTAAGTGTGGGTCGAAATGTAAATGAGACACTTCGTGTACTAGAAGCTTTACAGACAGGGGAATTGTGTCCAGTAAATTGGGAGAAGGGCAAAAAAACATTAGGGAAAGCATAG